A window of the Streptomyces griseochromogenes genome harbors these coding sequences:
- a CDS encoding NAD(P)/FAD-dependent oxidoreductase, translating into MTLRATVEELVREFRANGRIVIVGASLAGLRAAETLRAEGFTGSLTIIGDEPYEPYDRPPLSKQVLKGWVPADHTKLPRMREVDADWRLGVAATGLDRDTKQVRLADGEQVPYDRLLIATGTRARQWPNPSEAALYGVHTIRSRDDAAQLQKALAESPSRVLVIGAGFIGSEVASVCRELDIPVTVVERGSAPLVGALGGVIGEIAAQMQREHGVDLRCGLGVSSLEGDSGGHVRRAHLSDGTTVDADVVVASLGSIRNVEWLEGSGLAAGFWGVGCDAGGRAFDINGVVTDSIYVAGDVARAPHVLYEYQFLAMEHWDNAVLGAEVAAHNMVNLEPNYRPHLLLPGFWSGQFGVNIKSVGVPPFGDEIVFTQGSVEERRFAAAYGHGGRIVAAVTFDHGKWLEYYGKLIEQSGPFPPPPPGWDQPPDMKPVPAEFPDPRVPTAIPDVVLTGHAPSERTAEFRPRRH; encoded by the coding sequence ATGACCTTGCGGGCAACGGTCGAAGAGCTGGTGCGCGAGTTCCGGGCCAACGGCCGGATCGTGATCGTGGGTGCCTCCCTGGCCGGGCTGCGGGCCGCGGAAACCCTGCGCGCGGAGGGCTTCACCGGTTCGCTGACCATCATCGGGGACGAGCCGTACGAGCCCTACGACCGTCCCCCGCTGTCCAAGCAGGTACTCAAGGGCTGGGTGCCGGCCGACCACACCAAGCTGCCCCGCATGCGAGAAGTGGATGCGGACTGGCGGCTCGGGGTGGCCGCCACCGGGCTGGACCGGGACACCAAGCAGGTGCGCCTGGCCGACGGGGAGCAGGTGCCGTACGACCGGTTGCTGATCGCCACGGGCACCCGCGCGCGACAGTGGCCGAACCCGAGCGAGGCCGCCCTGTACGGAGTCCACACGATCCGCTCGCGTGACGATGCCGCACAGTTGCAGAAGGCACTGGCCGAGTCGCCATCGCGGGTACTGGTCATCGGCGCCGGGTTCATCGGCTCGGAAGTGGCCTCCGTCTGCCGGGAGCTCGACATCCCGGTGACCGTCGTCGAGCGGGGTTCGGCGCCGCTGGTCGGCGCGCTCGGCGGGGTGATCGGGGAGATCGCCGCGCAGATGCAGCGTGAGCACGGCGTGGACCTGCGCTGCGGGCTGGGCGTGTCGTCACTGGAGGGCGACTCCGGAGGGCACGTGCGGCGTGCGCATCTGTCGGACGGAACCACCGTCGACGCCGACGTGGTGGTGGCCTCGTTGGGGTCGATCCGCAACGTGGAATGGCTGGAGGGATCCGGGCTGGCGGCCGGTTTCTGGGGCGTCGGGTGCGACGCGGGTGGTCGGGCCTTCGACATCAACGGCGTGGTCACCGACAGCATCTACGTGGCGGGGGACGTGGCGCGTGCGCCGCACGTGCTGTACGAGTACCAGTTCCTGGCGATGGAGCACTGGGACAACGCCGTTCTCGGCGCCGAGGTCGCGGCGCACAACATGGTGAACCTCGAGCCCAACTATCGCCCGCATCTGCTGCTGCCCGGCTTCTGGTCAGGTCAGTTCGGCGTGAACATCAAGTCCGTCGGGGTGCCGCCATTCGGTGACGAGATCGTCTTCACCCAAGGGTCGGTCGAGGAGCGCCGTTTCGCAGCCGCCTACGGGCATGGGGGCCGCATCGTCGCGGCTGTCACCTTCGATCACGGGAAGTGGCTGGAGTACTACGGGAAGCTGATCGAGCAATCCGGTCCGTTCCCGCCTCCGCCGCCGGGGTGGGACCAGCCGCCCGACATGAAGCCGGTGCCTGCCGAGTTCCCGGACCCGAGGGTCCCGACGGCGATCCCCGACGTCGTCCTGACCGGACACGCCCCGAGCGAGCGGACGGCCGAGTTCCGGCCGCGACGTCACTGA
- a CDS encoding ferredoxin — protein MRIVVDLNRCQGYAQCVYLAHEVFRLHGQEALTYEPNPDDERRLQVERAAAACPVQAIMIDRVEGADRGATS, from the coding sequence ATGCGGATCGTCGTGGACCTGAATCGCTGCCAGGGATACGCACAGTGCGTGTATCTGGCACACGAGGTCTTCAGATTGCACGGTCAGGAGGCGCTCACCTATGAGCCGAACCCCGATGACGAGCGGCGCCTGCAGGTCGAGCGAGCCGCTGCGGCCTGCCCGGTGCAGGCGATCATGATCGACCGCGTGGAGGGCGCGGATCGGGGCGCGACGTCATGA
- a CDS encoding cytochrome P450, producing MVEETPWQQALRYANRANPYPFYEELRRTPVARQPDGTYVVSTYQEIVALLHDPRVSSDVRKLPVPVAAPAEGSAEAEPITEAVISLEPNIITQDPPEHDRDRRMMTPRFVGPPHSPHLISDLEPEIRRIVDGLLDNMQGKTRFDAVDEFAYPLPVTVICKVLGVPLEDEPRFHSWIETALDALDFGPEAASEEMQSRLAGGRRAVQEFGQFAADLLDRYARQPGPGMLSAMVNEDGPEERMSQGVLASNALLLIFAGHETTVNLIAHSVLTLLRHPDALEKLRRRPELIVPGVEELLRFESSVQFWHTRSAVEDIDIAGTTIPKGAPIFLAYGSANRDPQRFTDPDELDLERCDNQHLGFSQGIHFCFGAPLARLEVQVAVGEFVRRVQNPRLVEDPPPYRHNQIFRGPRHVLVDIDGIHD from the coding sequence GTGGTCGAGGAAACCCCCTGGCAGCAGGCCCTCCGCTACGCCAACCGGGCCAATCCGTACCCGTTCTACGAGGAACTCCGCAGGACACCGGTGGCGCGGCAGCCGGACGGCACCTATGTCGTCAGTACCTACCAAGAGATCGTCGCGCTGCTGCACGACCCCCGGGTCAGTTCGGATGTCAGGAAGCTCCCCGTCCCGGTTGCGGCCCCGGCCGAGGGCTCGGCGGAAGCCGAGCCGATCACGGAGGCGGTCATCTCTTTGGAGCCGAACATCATCACCCAGGATCCACCCGAGCACGATCGAGATCGGCGGATGATGACGCCGCGTTTCGTCGGCCCTCCCCATTCCCCTCACCTGATCTCCGACCTTGAACCCGAGATCCGCCGCATCGTGGACGGCCTTCTCGACAACATGCAGGGCAAGACCCGGTTCGATGCCGTCGACGAGTTCGCCTACCCCCTGCCGGTGACCGTGATCTGCAAGGTCCTGGGCGTGCCACTGGAGGACGAGCCACGCTTCCACAGCTGGATCGAGACGGCCCTGGACGCTTTGGATTTCGGCCCCGAGGCTGCCTCGGAGGAGATGCAGAGCCGACTGGCCGGGGGGCGCCGGGCCGTGCAGGAGTTCGGGCAGTTCGCAGCGGATCTGCTCGACCGGTACGCCCGGCAGCCCGGTCCGGGCATGCTTTCGGCCATGGTGAACGAGGACGGCCCGGAGGAACGGATGTCCCAGGGCGTGCTCGCGAGCAATGCACTGCTCCTGATCTTCGCGGGACACGAAACCACGGTCAACCTCATCGCCCACAGCGTGCTCACCCTGCTGCGCCACCCTGACGCGCTCGAGAAGCTGCGCCGCCGGCCCGAGCTGATCGTGCCCGGTGTGGAGGAACTGCTGCGGTTCGAGTCGTCGGTGCAGTTCTGGCACACCCGCTCCGCCGTGGAAGACATCGACATCGCCGGCACCACCATCCCAAAGGGGGCGCCGATCTTCCTGGCGTACGGCTCGGCGAACCGCGACCCGCAACGGTTCACCGACCCCGACGAACTCGACCTCGAACGCTGCGACAACCAGCACCTCGGATTCAGCCAGGGCATCCACTTCTGCTTCGGCGCCCCGCTGGCGCGGCTCGAAGTCCAGGTCGCGGTCGGCGAGTTCGTCCGGCGGGTGCAGAACCCGCGGCTGGTCGAGGACCCGCCGCCGTACCGCCACAACCAGATCTTCCGCGGTCCGCGCCACGTCCTCGTCGACATCGACGGCATCCACGACTGA